One Candidatus Krumholzibacteriia bacterium genomic region harbors:
- a CDS encoding alcohol dehydrogenase catalytic domain-containing protein yields the protein MRAVVVGETGPQWAERERRSLVPGQARVRVRTSAITGLDRDVIAGRVGFTGTPGHTFVGEVVEADGPSARDIIGRRVIPRGSWGCGICDACAAGLEERCASPRIPGFVGADGAHAEEIVVPVRALAPLDEVITDEAGVLVPVLAGILQTIVRADLPPWTNVLVVGDGGTGLMASTLLAQSGYTVTLNGRHGDRFDVVRRHRVNFVLTADDGESAWRPGRIGPTPMRYPVVVDASGSAEGWQDCLELASPGATVLVLSSMCDGIPRPVERVQEKSLRLIGVREGPVEPAMAILAAGLFDPTEVVRRIDSFDDVLSAYDAADKHTNWLTMLRMVG from the coding sequence GTGCGTGCGGTCGTCGTCGGAGAGACCGGTCCGCAGTGGGCGGAGCGCGAACGTCGATCGCTCGTTCCCGGTCAGGCGCGCGTGCGCGTGCGCACGAGTGCGATCACCGGCCTCGATCGCGACGTGATCGCCGGACGCGTCGGCTTCACCGGCACGCCGGGTCACACCTTCGTCGGCGAGGTCGTCGAGGCCGACGGGCCTTCCGCGCGCGACATCATCGGTCGTCGGGTGATCCCGCGTGGATCCTGGGGTTGTGGAATCTGCGACGCGTGCGCGGCCGGCCTCGAAGAGCGCTGCGCATCACCGCGGATTCCCGGTTTCGTCGGGGCCGACGGCGCGCACGCCGAAGAGATCGTGGTTCCCGTCCGCGCACTCGCACCGCTCGACGAGGTGATCACCGACGAGGCCGGTGTGCTGGTCCCTGTGCTCGCCGGCATCCTGCAGACGATCGTGCGCGCCGACCTGCCCCCCTGGACCAACGTCCTCGTCGTCGGGGACGGGGGCACGGGTCTGATGGCCTCCACGCTACTCGCGCAGTCCGGCTACACCGTCACACTCAACGGCAGACACGGCGACCGCTTCGACGTCGTTCGACGGCACCGCGTCAACTTCGTGCTCACGGCGGACGACGGCGAGAGTGCGTGGCGTCCCGGCCGGATCGGACCGACCCCCATGCGCTACCCCGTCGTGGTCGATGCCAGTGGCAGTGCCGAGGGATGGCAGGACTGCCTGGAGCTCGCCTCACCGGGCGCCACCGTGCTCGTGCTCTCGAGCATGTGCGACGGGATCCCGCGGCCGGTCGAGCGCGTGCAGGAGAAGAGCCTGCGTCTGATCGGCGTGCGCGAAGGTCCCGTGGAGCCAGCGATGGCGATTCTGGCGGCCGGCCTGTTCGATCCGACCGAAGTGGTCCGCCGTATCGATTCCTTCGATGACGTGCTGTCCGCCTACGACGCCGCGGACAAGCACACCAACTGGCTGACGATGCTCCGCATGGTCGGCTGA